A genomic window from Pseudonocardia broussonetiae includes:
- a CDS encoding serine protein kinase RIO, with translation MSQHYEPTRKRRRFDDDEPRPRGRARIDLSALDERGGADPDGPPEGDRWSTWDGADHGPEPRPDWVVTDHAAVDTELGALKSGKEADVGLLERAVPGTDRRALMAVKRYRTAEHRMFHRDAGYLEGRRVRRSREMRAMSHRTAFGRDLLAGQWAGAEFAALSRLWSDGVPVPYPVQCTGTELLMEFVGDADGTAAPRLAQCRPDRDELCDLWHQLVDALLGLARRGLTHGDLSAYNVLVHRGPDRSPRLVLIDLPQVVDVVANPQGPQFLARDVERIGEWFTARGLPPEVGQPGTLLPELLVAAGAATSQPEW, from the coding sequence TTGTCCCAGCACTACGAGCCCACCCGCAAGCGCCGTCGCTTCGACGACGACGAACCCCGCCCGCGCGGCCGCGCGCGGATCGACCTGTCCGCGCTCGACGAGCGCGGCGGCGCCGATCCCGACGGCCCGCCCGAGGGCGACCGCTGGTCCACCTGGGACGGGGCCGACCACGGCCCCGAGCCCCGCCCGGACTGGGTCGTCACCGACCACGCCGCCGTCGACACCGAGCTCGGCGCGCTGAAGTCGGGCAAGGAGGCCGACGTCGGCCTGCTCGAGCGCGCGGTGCCCGGCACCGACCGCCGCGCGCTCATGGCCGTCAAGCGCTACCGCACGGCCGAGCACCGCATGTTCCACCGCGACGCGGGCTACCTGGAGGGCCGCCGCGTGCGGCGCTCCCGGGAGATGCGCGCCATGTCCCACCGCACCGCGTTCGGCCGCGACCTGCTCGCCGGGCAGTGGGCGGGCGCGGAGTTCGCGGCGCTGTCGCGGCTGTGGTCCGACGGCGTGCCCGTGCCCTACCCGGTGCAGTGCACCGGGACCGAGCTCCTCATGGAGTTCGTGGGCGACGCCGACGGCACCGCCGCGCCGCGGCTCGCGCAGTGCCGTCCCGACCGCGACGAGCTGTGTGATCTCTGGCACCAGCTCGTCGACGCCCTGCTCGGGCTGGCCCGCCGCGGGCTGACCCACGGCGACCTGTCCGCCTACAACGTCCTCGTCCACCGCGGGCCCGACCGCTCGCCGCGGCTGGTGCTCATCGACCTCCCGCAGGTCGTGGACGTGGTCGCCAACCCGCAGGGGCCGCAGTTCCTGGCGCGGGACGTGGAGCGGATCGGCGAGTGGTTCACCGCGCGGGGCCTCCCGCCGGAGGTCGGGCAGCCCGGAACGCTGCTGCCGGAGCTGCTGGTGGCGGCGGGTGCGGCAACGTCACAGCCGGAGTGGTGA